DNA from Megachile rotundata isolate GNS110a chromosome 8, iyMegRotu1, whole genome shotgun sequence:
ACAGCACACGCTGGTACGGGATACACAGCAGGTGCTGGACACTCTGGAAGCGGAGTTTATGGTGGTGCAGCTGGAACGGGTCATGGTGCATCTGGAACAAGTTACACTGGGTCCACTGACACGGGATATCAAGGAACTGGAGTTCATGGATCTGAAACAGGTGGATCTATTGGTGGATATCAGGGATCATCTGGTGGTCATGGAGGATCTGGAATAAGTTATACTGGATCTACTGCTGGAGTGTATCAAGGATCAACTGGTTATGGAGGATCTGGAATAAGTTATACTGGAACTACTGCTGGTGGATATCAAGGAGGAGTTCATGGAGGATCTGGACCAGGTTATACAGTAGCTCCCACTGGAGGATATCAAGGATCAACTGGTGGTCATGCAGGATCTGGAATAAGTTATACTGGATCTACAGCTGGTGGATATCAAGGCGGAGTTCATGGAGGATCTGGACCAGGTTATACAGTAGCTCCCACTGGAGGATACCAAGGATCAACTGGTGGTCATGGAGGATCTGGAATAAGTTATACTGGCACTACTGCTGGAGGATATCAAGGATCAGTTCATGGAGGATCTGGACCAGGTTATACAGTAGCTCCCACTGGAGGATATCAAGGATCAACTGGTGGTCATGCAGGATCTGGAATAAGTTATACTGGATCTACAGCTGGTGGATATCAAGGCGGAGTTCATGGAGGATCTGGACCAGGTTACACAGTAGCTCCCACTGGAGGATACCAAGGATCAACTGCTCATGGAGGATCTGGAATAAGCTACACTGGATCTACAACTGGTGGATATCAAGGAGGACATGGAGCATCTGGACCAGGTTACACAGTAGCTCCTACTGGTGGATATCAAGGTGGCGTGAAGGGAGGAGTGAAAGGTGGAGTGAAGGGAGGACATGGTCCTGGAATTCAACCAGGTTACGGATCCACATCACCCGGATCTGGAGGTGTCGATTATTCTGGCCAAACCGGAACAAAGTATTCTGGATATGATGTGAGTCATGGTGGATCTACGTTTACTTCTGGAGGTGGGGTACAGTACACTGGGTCGACAGGCAGTGACGGACAAGTTCGTGAGTATTCATATAAAATCAATTCATTCTGTTCAATCACAGTCTTTTAATTTCACTGTATTTCACAGCCGTCTCCACGTACGTACAAAAACCAGATGGACCACGTTACAATTGTATCTCCTGCTCCTCCACTCCATCTCCAGGCCAGACCTATGGTTACCATGGCGTTTCCGGATCTGGATCAACCGTTTATCAAGGTACCAATGGATACTACAGTAACACCACTCTTGGTCACACACCTTCCGGAGGTCCAGTATATCACATAACACCTTCTGattatggatttggagaagACAGTACTCTGACAGGACATGTCCAAGGATCAGTTGGAGGCTCTGTAGGAACAGTCACTTATGGACACACAGGCACCCTATCAGGATCCTCCCAGCAAGGAACTGTCGTAACTGGAGGTAGCTATCCAGGATACACTACACCTGGATACGTCGGAGTGAAGACCGTCTACCCTGGCGCATCTAGCCACGGAACCATAGTATACGGGACACCATCAACTGTCCTGGTAACTGGTGCACCTGGTGCAGGTACTTTCGTGAAAGAACAAACAAGTCCCGGTATTGTTCTAACTGGAACAACTCCTCTGCCATTCGATCAGACAGTCAGCGGTCATCATTTCGGCCAAACAGGCTACGGAGGTGTCACAGGTTCCTACGGAACTAAAATTGGAAAGGTGCCTGACACCGGGTACAAGACGAACGAGTACCACGATAATGGAGGACGTGGTACCATCAGGTTCAACAATGGAGATGTGACCACCAAATACACGGAGAACGATATTCCAGATTATAGACCAGCTGGAGGTACAATTATTCCCGATACGTTATTAAATGGAGGTACATCCACACCGAGAGGGTTCTCTAAGACTGAGCCCACCCAGACAGGTTACACAAAGGCCACTGTAGGTGGCAGCGGCAGTTACGTAGTCGGTTCCATAAAAACAAGACCCACACCACGACCTGACAATATCGGCGAGAAGGCCTTCGAGGGTAACGTGGCGGGATACACGAAATCGTCCACCGAAAGTAGCGTCAAGACCTACACGTCTCCATCTAAGTACCCGTCTGGTCAGATCGATACCTCAAGAATAACCTTGGGTCCATCAAAGTCCTCCGGCTACGAGTACCCTGCACCGAATGTTCCCTTCGACACGGGTGTCACATCATCTATCGGATCCATCTCCCCGACAGAGGGCAACGTTTTCACCGCAACAACCCCGACACCATTCTTGAACGTCGAGGTGTACAATTCCCCGAAGTTCGCTAGCTCTACTCCTAGAGTAGACACCTATCAGAAGCCTGGCTTCGGTCAGTCGACCGTCTCACCACTGTTCACGACGGGTCCTCTTGAAAATTACAAGACGACTGCTTTTGATGCGGCTAAGATTCCGTTTGCGACGTCCTCAGTCCGACCTGTGCTGGATACAGGTTACAAGACCATTATATCCTCGACTCCGGTACCGGTGACCATAAGTCACGATCAGTTCAGCGGATCTGGTGATCAGTTCGAATATGGAACGAAACAGGGATATGGACGAAAGGATGGTTCTAGCACACCGTCTTCAGTGTTTCAGGTGCCGTCGGACAAACCACAGGTTCGTTTATCTAACATTCGGTTGTTCATTTCAACATTTGACGatgtgtatgtatttatttaagacCTTCAGCTCAATGTATCTAACGATGTGTTTGATTTCAGACTCAGTATCTGCCCAGCAGCACCATCTCCCCGGCCGTCGGAGTAACCTACAGGAAGCCGTTCACGATATCGACCGTCACCCCTGCAGTTTCAGGCTACTCTCCCAAAGACGACGCCGGTAAACTAATCACGAATTACAGGGGAACGACCAGATACGTCCCCAGCCAGTACGACGTCTATTCTACTGGATCAGTCAGCGGATCCAGCGTAGGACAAGGTTACACAGTCCAGAAAACGCAGACACCATTTGCTGTGGGAACTTACTCAAAGCCTTCGCTAACTTATCAATCCACTGCCAAATCCACAGCCGTAGGTGGAGGCAAGGTAATCGTCAAATGGAGCGACCTTCATCCTCTGCTTCTGGGTAAACTTGGAGCGGAATGCACCTGCCGAGGAGATCCCTTCGCCAACCTCCGAGGACCAGGTTCCAAGTTGATCAACTCCTCCAAAGGCAAGGTGGACTTGTCCAACTACGACGAGTCCGAAATCTACGTCGACCTTGAAAAGGACGGCTCCTACGAGCAGCAGGATTACATAACCAATTCTGAAACACCACCTGGTCCTATTAAAATCTGGGACGAAGATATAGCTGCCAAACTGTCATCAGAGTCTCAACAGAAAGTGTCCACCACATATTTGCCAAGTGACGCTCCGAACCTGGGTGTCCGAGCCAACGTGGCCTCCCAAAACCTAATCGGCGGATTCAGCCATGGTTTCACTGCCAATTACAGGTCCGGAAAGAGTCTGCATATTGATTCTTCAGATAAGCAGATTGTGGAGCAACCTGCGTTCGGGGACTCTGAAGAGGTCATCGACGGTGCCACTAATTGTGCCAGACCCGGTCTGTTCCGGCATCCTAACTTCTGCAACAAGTTCTACGCTTGCCATTGGGACGAGTGGAAGAAGAAGTTCACGCTACACATGTTTAACTGCCCGGTGCATTTAACCTTCGACAACGGCGCGAACGCCTGCAACTGGCCCAGCATGGGACCCGCATGTCAGGACGATAATTTGTTAGTTTAGACGGTTGCTTCAGTTTGGACACGCTGTGCTCTCTCTGTTGAATGGATTCTCTTAGCTTTTAATTCCTCTTTTGAAAGTTGTGGTTTAGAATCAGAAAATTTGGTATCTGGAATTTTAGTTTGCATTTAATGGCTTGTTTGAATTTATCTCATGGGTTGCTGCGGTTTTGCGGAATTTTTAGATGGGGAAAGGATAGTAAGAAAGAATGAGAAGGCCGAGGCTT
Protein-coding regions in this window:
- the LOC105663133 gene encoding uncharacterized protein LOC105663133 isoform X1; protein product: MNRTWLLVLLGLLELCYGLQCPKQKISPGREVVCYTSVSDVSELTEAVCKCTTLVQQGYDVQNLSISEFEDFRKSLKEINPALQFVISVDDPGKTLRTSGTVRQEITARLSGILKEVDGIELNMTAGSKERLVHFIKGLKGEMVRKSYDTRIFLVLPTKPEGLAKQFDLKELSKYVDLFTIPTHYLVEDDEAYRTFHPSRLMGLFDMFNADNLIDLISGLGVPKRKILVSLPSNAYEFTLKDQDDNAPRAPTEDMQPVIIDQKQLCDLMNQGEWTVERDEDLTAPYAFKNKTWIAFEDKISVSIKGKYALIRDLPGLAIRDIENDTETTCGKPLTYELNHSFMDFKRKTRAAVLDALEDDLHQTELSYPTKVRSSDFRVVRVVDTEGHIRAVRENTQTEFVCSRQGYFVHPKSCNRFYRCVKFNQEIEDYSVFEFDCPAGLAFDETTEVCVWPGSLSQGSPCPGSSEIAPVARVRFECPSTPGYYADPQNPRWFFACIDLGGPHMMAYEFRCPFGLIFDEHKLVCEWPWLVEGYTGSGYTRLDYGHGGYGTGTTPGTGGYYTGALPDGFTGSTGGYHGGYQGGSGYQGGQKGQGGYQGGSTGHGGYQGGSTGHGGYQGGSTGQGGYQGGSTGQGGYQGGSTGHGGYQGGSTGQGGYQGGSTGHGGYQGGSTGQGGYQGGSTGHGGYQGGSTVQGGYQGGSTGQGGYQGGSTGQGGYQGGSTGQGGYQGGSIGQGGYQGGSTGQGGYQGGSTGQGGYQGGSTGHGGYQGGSTGQGGLTGQGGYQGGVKGQGGYQGGSTGQGGYQGGSTGQGGYQGGSTGHGGYQGGSAGHGGYQGGSTGQGGYQGGSTGQGGYQGGSTGQGGYQGGSTGQGGYQGGVKGHGGYQGGSTGQGGNQGGSTGVKDQGGSSHGTTGYQGGVYHGSSGAGSTVTIGTGSAGVGYTASGHAGSGYSGSTGGSQGTVHGQGSTAYSGTTGSGYSGSTSHGYSGGAYGGSTVKPVTDGYYGGGKGSNTGYYGSTSGTGYSGSDNNVWTNGQASTGSGNNVYAGATSTAHAGTGYTAGAGHSGSGVYGGAAGTGHGASGTSYTGSTDTGYQGTGVHGSETGGSIGGYQGSSGGHGGSGISYTGSTAGVYQGSTGYGGSGISYTGTTAGGYQGGVHGGSGPGYTVAPTGGYQGSTGGHAGSGISYTGSTAGGYQGGVHGGSGPGYTVAPTGGYQGSTGGHGGSGISYTGTTAGGYQGSVHGGSGPGYTVAPTGGYQGSTGGHAGSGISYTGSTAGGYQGGVHGGSGPGYTVAPTGGYQGSTAHGGSGISYTGSTTGGYQGGHGASGPGYTVAPTGGYQGGVKGGVKGGVKGGHGPGIQPGYGSTSPGSGGVDYSGQTGTKYSGYDVSHGGSTFTSGGGVQYTGSTGSDGQVPVSTYVQKPDGPRYNCISCSSTPSPGQTYGYHGVSGSGSTVYQGTNGYYSNTTLGHTPSGGPVYHITPSDYGFGEDSTLTGHVQGSVGGSVGTVTYGHTGTLSGSSQQGTVVTGGSYPGYTTPGYVGVKTVYPGASSHGTIVYGTPSTVLVTGAPGAGTFVKEQTSPGIVLTGTTPLPFDQTVSGHHFGQTGYGGVTGSYGTKIGKVPDTGYKTNEYHDNGGRGTIRFNNGDVTTKYTENDIPDYRPAGGTIIPDTLLNGGTSTPRGFSKTEPTQTGYTKATVGGSGSYVVGSIKTRPTPRPDNIGEKAFEGNVAGYTKSSTESSVKTYTSPSKYPSGQIDTSRITLGPSKSSGYEYPAPNVPFDTGVTSSIGSISPTEGNVFTATTPTPFLNVEVYNSPKFASSTPRVDTYQKPGFGQSTVSPLFTTGPLENYKTTAFDAAKIPFATSSVRPVLDTGYKTIISSTPVPVTISHDQFSGSGDQFEYGTKQGYGRKDGSSTPSSVFQVPSDKPQTQYLPSSTISPAVGVTYRKPFTISTVTPAVSGYSPKDDAGKLITNYRGTTRYVPSQYDVYSTGSVSGSSVGQGYTVQKTQTPFAVGTYSKPSLTYQSTAKSTAVGGGKVIVKWSDLHPLLLGKLGAECTCRGDPFANLRGPGSKLINSSKGKVDLSNYDESEIYVDLEKDGSYEQQDYITNSETPPGPIKIWDEDIAAKLSSESQQKVSTTYLPSDAPNLGVRANVASQNLIGGFSHGFTANYRSGKSLHIDSSDKQIVEQPAFGDSEEVIDGATNCARPGLFRHPNFCNKFYACHWDEWKKKFTLHMFNCPVHLTFDNGANACNWPSMGPACQDDNLLV
- the LOC105663133 gene encoding uncharacterized protein LOC105663133 isoform X3, which produces MNRTWLLVLLGLLELCYGLQCPKQKISPGREVVCYTSVSDVSELTEAVCKCTTLVQQGYDVQNLSISEFEDFRKSLKEINPALQFVISVDDPGKTLRTSGTVRQEITARLSGILKEVDGIELNMTAGSKERLVHFIKGLKGEMVRKSYDTRIFLVLPTKPEGLAKQFDLKELSKYVDLFTIPTHYLVEDDEAYRTFHPSRLMGLFDMFNADNLIDLISGLGVPKRKILVSLPSNAYEFTLKDQDDNAPRAPTEDMQPVIIDQKQLCDLMNQGEWTVERDEDLTAPYAFKNKTWIAFEDKISVSIKGKYALIRDLPGLAIRDIENDTETTCGKPLTYELNHSFMDFKRKTRAAVLDALEDDLHQTELSYPTKVRSSDFRVVRVVDTEGHIRAVRENTQTEFVCSRQGYFVHPKSCNRFYRCVKFNQEIEDYSVFEFDCPAGLAFDETTEVCVWPGSLSQGSPCPGSSEIAPVARVRFECPSTPGYYADPQNPRWFFACIDLGGPHMMAYEFRCPFGLIFDEHKLVCEWPWLVEGYTGSGYTRLDYGHGGYGTGTTPGTGGYYTGALPDGFTGSTGGYHGGYQGGSGYQGGQKGQGGYQGGSTGHGGYQGGSTGHGGYQGGSTGQGGYQGGSTGQGGYQGGSTGHGGYQGGSTGQGGYQGGSTGHGGYQGGSTGQGGYQGGSTGHGGYQGGSTVQGGYQGGSTGQGGYQGGSTGQGGYQGGSTGQGGYQGGSIGQGGYQGGSTGQGGYQGGSTGQGGYQGGSTGQGGYQGGVKGQGGYQGGSTGQGGYQGGSTGQGGYQGGSTGHGGYQGGSAGHGGYQGGSTGQGGYQGGSTGQGGYQGGSTGQGGYQGGSTGQGGYQGGVKGHGGYQGGSTGQGGNQGGSTGVKDQGGSSHGTTGYQGGVYHGSSGAGSTVTIGTGSAGVGYTASGHAGSGYSGSTGGSQGTVHGQGSTAYSGTTGSGYSGSTSHGYSGGAYGGSTVKPVTDGYYGGGKGSNTGYYGSTSGTGYSGSDNNVWTNGQASTGSGNNVYAGATSTAHAGTGYTAGAGHSGSGVYGGAAGTGHGASGTSYTGSTDTGYQGTGVHGSETGGSIGGYQGSSGGHGGSGISYTGSTAGVYQGSTGYGGSGISYTGTTAGGYQGGVHGGSGPGYTVAPTGGYQGSTGGHAGSGISYTGSTAGGYQGGVHGGSGPGYTVAPTGGYQGSTGGHGGSGISYTGTTAGGYQGSVHGGSGPGYTVAPTGGYQGSTGGHAGSGISYTGSTAGGYQGGVHGGSGPGYTVAPTGGYQGSTAHGGSGISYTGSTTGGYQGGHGASGPGYTVAPTGGYQGGVKGGVKGGVKGGHGPGIQPGYGSTSPGSGGVDYSGQTGTKYSGYDVSHGGSTFTSGGGVQYTGSTGSDGQVPVSTYVQKPDGPRYNCISCSSTPSPGQTYGYHGVSGSGSTVYQGTNGYYSNTTLGHTPSGGPVYHITPSDYGFGEDSTLTGHVQGSVGGSVGTVTYGHTGTLSGSSQQGTVVTGGSYPGYTTPGYVGVKTVYPGASSHGTIVYGTPSTVLVTGAPGAGTFVKEQTSPGIVLTGTTPLPFDQTVSGHHFGQTGYGGVTGSYGTKIGKVPDTGYKTNEYHDNGGRGTIRFNNGDVTTKYTENDIPDYRPAGGTIIPDTLLNGGTSTPRGFSKTEPTQTGYTKATVGGSGSYVVGSIKTRPTPRPDNIGEKAFEGNVAGYTKSSTESSVKTYTSPSKYPSGQIDTSRITLGPSKSSGYEYPAPNVPFDTGVTSSIGSISPTEGNVFTATTPTPFLNVEVYNSPKFASSTPRVDTYQKPGFGQSTVSPLFTTGPLENYKTTAFDAAKIPFATSSVRPVLDTGYKTIISSTPVPVTISHDQFSGSGDQFEYGTKQGYGRKDGSSTPSSVFQVPSDKPQTQYLPSSTISPAVGVTYRKPFTISTVTPAVSGYSPKDDAGKLITNYRGTTRYVPSQYDVYSTGSVSGSSVGQGYTVQKTQTPFAVGTYSKPSLTYQSTAKSTAVGGGKVIVKWSDLHPLLLGKLGAECTCRGDPFANLRGPGSKLINSSKGKVDLSNYDESEIYVDLEKDGSYEQQDYITNSETPPGPIKIWDEDIAAKLSSESQQKVSTTYLPSDAPNLGVRANVASQNLIGGFSHGFTANYRSGKSLHIDSSDKQIVEQPAFGDSEEVIDGATNCARPGLFRHPNFCNKFYACHWDEWKKKFTLHMFNCPVHLTFDNGANACNWPSMGPACQDDNLLV
- the LOC105663133 gene encoding uncharacterized protein LOC105663133 isoform X2, with translation MNRTWLLVLLGLLELCYGLQCPKQKISPGREVVCYTSVSDVSELTEAVCKCTTLVQQGYDVQNLSISEFEDFRKSLKEINPALQFVISVDDPGKTLRTSGTVRQEITARLSGILKEVDGIELNMTAGSKERLVHFIKGLKGEMVRKSYDTRIFLVLPTKPEGLAKQFDLKELSKYVDLFTIPTHYLVEDDEAYRTFHPSRLMGLFDMFNADNLIDLISGLGVPKRKILVSLPSNAYEFTLKDQDDNAPRAPTEDMQPVIIDQKQLCDLMNQGEWTVERDEDLTAPYAFKNKTWIAFEDKISVSIKGKYALIRDLPGLAIRDIENDTETTCGKPLTYELNHSFMDFKRKTRAAVLDALEDDLHQTELSYPTKVRSSDFRVVRVVDTEGHIRAVRENTQTEFVCSRQGYFVHPKSCNRFYRCVKFNQEIEDYSVFEFDCPAGLAFDETTEVCVWPGSLSQGSPCPGSSEIAPVARVRFECPSTPGYYADPQNPRWFFACIDLGGPHMMAYEFRCPFGLIFDEHKLVCEWPWLVEGYTGSGYTRLDYGHGGYGTGTTPGTGGYYTGALPDGFTGSTGGYHGGYQGGSGYQGGQKGQGGYQGGSTGHGGYQGGSTGHGGYQGGSTGQGGYQGGSTGQGGYQGGSTGHGGYQGGSTGQGGYQGGSTGHGGYQGGSTGQGGYQGGSTGHGGYQGGSTVQGGYQGGSTGQGGYQGGSTGQGGYQGGSTGQGGYQGGSIGQGGYQGGSTGQGGYQGGSTGQGGYQGGSTGHGGYQGGSTGQGGYQGGSTGQGGYQGGSTGQGGYQGGSTGHGGYQGGSAGHGGYQGGSTGQGGYQGGSTGQGGYQGGSTGQGGYQGGSTGQGGYQGGVKGHGGYQGGSTGQGGNQGGSTGVKDQGGSSHGTTGYQGGVYHGSSGAGSTVTIGTGSAGVGYTASGHAGSGYSGSTGGSQGTVHGQGSTAYSGTTGSGYSGSTSHGYSGGAYGGSTVKPVTDGYYGGGKGSNTGYYGSTSGTGYSGSDNNVWTNGQASTGSGNNVYAGATSTAHAGTGYTAGAGHSGSGVYGGAAGTGHGASGTSYTGSTDTGYQGTGVHGSETGGSIGGYQGSSGGHGGSGISYTGSTAGVYQGSTGYGGSGISYTGTTAGGYQGGVHGGSGPGYTVAPTGGYQGSTGGHAGSGISYTGSTAGGYQGGVHGGSGPGYTVAPTGGYQGSTGGHGGSGISYTGTTAGGYQGSVHGGSGPGYTVAPTGGYQGSTGGHAGSGISYTGSTAGGYQGGVHGGSGPGYTVAPTGGYQGSTAHGGSGISYTGSTTGGYQGGHGASGPGYTVAPTGGYQGGVKGGVKGGVKGGHGPGIQPGYGSTSPGSGGVDYSGQTGTKYSGYDVSHGGSTFTSGGGVQYTGSTGSDGQVPVSTYVQKPDGPRYNCISCSSTPSPGQTYGYHGVSGSGSTVYQGTNGYYSNTTLGHTPSGGPVYHITPSDYGFGEDSTLTGHVQGSVGGSVGTVTYGHTGTLSGSSQQGTVVTGGSYPGYTTPGYVGVKTVYPGASSHGTIVYGTPSTVLVTGAPGAGTFVKEQTSPGIVLTGTTPLPFDQTVSGHHFGQTGYGGVTGSYGTKIGKVPDTGYKTNEYHDNGGRGTIRFNNGDVTTKYTENDIPDYRPAGGTIIPDTLLNGGTSTPRGFSKTEPTQTGYTKATVGGSGSYVVGSIKTRPTPRPDNIGEKAFEGNVAGYTKSSTESSVKTYTSPSKYPSGQIDTSRITLGPSKSSGYEYPAPNVPFDTGVTSSIGSISPTEGNVFTATTPTPFLNVEVYNSPKFASSTPRVDTYQKPGFGQSTVSPLFTTGPLENYKTTAFDAAKIPFATSSVRPVLDTGYKTIISSTPVPVTISHDQFSGSGDQFEYGTKQGYGRKDGSSTPSSVFQVPSDKPQTQYLPSSTISPAVGVTYRKPFTISTVTPAVSGYSPKDDAGKLITNYRGTTRYVPSQYDVYSTGSVSGSSVGQGYTVQKTQTPFAVGTYSKPSLTYQSTAKSTAVGGGKVIVKWSDLHPLLLGKLGAECTCRGDPFANLRGPGSKLINSSKGKVDLSNYDESEIYVDLEKDGSYEQQDYITNSETPPGPIKIWDEDIAAKLSSESQQKVSTTYLPSDAPNLGVRANVASQNLIGGFSHGFTANYRSGKSLHIDSSDKQIVEQPAFGDSEEVIDGATNCARPGLFRHPNFCNKFYACHWDEWKKKFTLHMFNCPVHLTFDNGANACNWPSMGPACQDDNLLV
- the LOC105663133 gene encoding uncharacterized protein LOC105663133 isoform X4: MNRTWLLVLLGLLELCYGLQCPKQKISPGREVVCYTSVSDVSELTEAVCKCTTLVQQGYDVQNLSISEFEDFRKSLKEINPALQFVISVDDPGKTLRTSGTVRQEITARLSGILKEVDGIELNMTAGSKERLVHFIKGLKGEMVRKSYDTRIFLVLPTKPEGLAKQFDLKELSKYVDLFTIPTHYLVEDDEAYRTFHPSRLMGLFDMFNADNLIDLISGLGVPKRKILVSLPSNAYEFTLKDQDDNAPRAPTEDMQPVIIDQKQLCDLMNQGEWTVERDEDLTAPYAFKNKTWIAFEDKISVSIKGKYALIRDLPGLAIRDIENDTETTCGKPLTYELNHSFMDFKRKTRAAVLDALEDDLHQTELSYPTKVRSSDFRVVRVVDTEGHIRAVRENTQTEFVCSRQGYFVHPKSCNRFYRCVKFNQEIEDYSVFEFDCPAGLAFDETTEVCVWPGSLSQGSPCPGSSEIAPVARVRFECPSTPGYYADPQNPRWFFACIDLGGPHMMAYEFRCPFGLIFDEHKLVCEWPWLVEGYTGSGYTRLDYGHGGYGTGTTPGTGGYYTGALPDGFTGSTGGYHGGYQGGSGYQGGQKGQGGYQGGSTGHGGYQGGSTGHGGYQGGSTGQGGYQGGSTGQGGYQGGSTGHGGYQGGSTGQGGYQGGSTGHGGYQGGSTGQGGYQGGSTGHGGYQGGSTVQGGYQGGSTGQGGYQGGSTGQGGYQGGSTGQGGYQGGSIGQGGYQGGSTGQGGYQGGSTGQGGYQGGSTGHGGYQGGSTGQGGYQGGSTGQGGYQGGSTGHGGYQGGSAGHGGYQGGSTGQGGYQGGSTGQGGYQGGSTGQGGYQGGSTGQGGYQGGVKGHGGYQGGSTGQGGNQGGSTGVKDQGGSSHGTTGYQGGVYHGSSGAGSTVTIGTGSAGVGYTASGHAGSGYSGSTGGSQGTVHGQGSTAYSGTTGSGYSGSTSHGYSGGAYGGSTVKPVTDGYYGGGKGSNTGYYGSTSGTGYSGSDNNVWTNGQASTGSGNNVYAGATSTAHAGTGYTAGAGHSGSGVYGGAAGTGHGASGTSYTGSTDTGYQGTGVHGSETGGSIGGYQGSSGGHGGSGISYTGSTAGVYQGSTGYGGSGISYTGTTAGGYQGGVHGGSGPGYTVAPTGGYQGSTGGHAGSGISYTGSTAGGYQGGVHGGSGPGYTVAPTGGYQGSTGGHGGSGISYTGTTAGGYQGSVHGGSGPGYTVAPTGGYQGSTGGHAGSGISYTGSTAGGYQGGVHGGSGPGYTVAPTGGYQGSTAHGGSGISYTGSTTGGYQGGHGASGPGYTVAPTGGYQGGVKGGVKGGVKGGHGPGIQPGYGSTSPGSGGVDYSGQTGTKYSGYDVSHGGSTFTSGGGVQYTGSTGSDGQVPVSTYVQKPDGPRYNCISCSSTPSPGQTYGYHGVSGSGSTVYQGTNGYYSNTTLGHTPSGGPVYHITPSDYGFGEDSTLTGHVQGSVGGSVGTVTYGHTGTLSGSSQQGTVVTGGSYPGYTTPGYVGVKTVYPGASSHGTIVYGTPSTVLVTGAPGAGTFVKEQTSPGIVLTGTTPLPFDQTVSGHHFGQTGYGGVTGSYGTKIGKVPDTGYKTNEYHDNGGRGTIRFNNGDVTTKYTENDIPDYRPAGGTIIPDTLLNGGTSTPRGFSKTEPTQTGYTKATVGGSGSYVVGSIKTRPTPRPDNIGEKAFEGNVAGYTKSSTESSVKTYTSPSKYPSGQIDTSRITLGPSKSSGYEYPAPNVPFDTGVTSSIGSISPTEGNVFTATTPTPFLNVEVYNSPKFASSTPRVDTYQKPGFGQSTVSPLFTTGPLENYKTTAFDAAKIPFATSSVRPVLDTGYKTIISSTPVPVTISHDQFSGSGDQFEYGTKQGYGRKDGSSTPSSVFQVPSDKPQTQYLPSSTISPAVGVTYRKPFTISTVTPAVSGYSPKDDAGKLITNYRGTTRYVPSQYDVYSTGSVSGSSVGQGYTVQKTQTPFAVGTYSKPSLTYQSTAKSTAVGGGKVIVKWSDLHPLLLGKLGAECTCRGDPFANLRGPGSKLINSSKGKVDLSNYDESEIYVDLEKDGSYEQQDYITNSETPPGPIKIWDEDIAAKLSSESQQKVSTTYLPSDAPNLGVRANVASQNLIGGFSHGFTANYRSGKSLHIDSSDKQIVEQPAFGDSEEVIDGATNCARPGLFRHPNFCNKFYACHWDEWKKKFTLHMFNCPVHLTFDNGANACNWPSMGPACQDDNLLV